tgcatatatatgcatatgtataaatacatataacaaaGACTAGCTCATACTATCCCATAACTTTCCTTTCTCACTtaattttcactcatttttcaaaGAGATCACACCAGCTTTTAATCTTGTAGGCCCTCGATTAACACTGTTTAAAGCTGCATGGAATTCTAATGTGTTATGTACCATAAATCGGCAAATtctctattgatggacatttacattTTCACATCCTCATTACGAGCAATGCTAAGAAGGAAATATAGTACTTAGACATCTTTGTGAACTTATCCATTTATTCTATGCGTGTTAATTCTGGGTCAAAGAGTAGCATAGTTTCGTTCTGTTTAGCTTTGTTTTAGACATTGAATATATATTGCAAATTGCTCTCCAAAATATACTGCATTGATTTAAACTCACAGGAACAGTACTCAGTTGTCCCTGTGTTGCCTCACCCTTACCAACAGTAGCTAGAAAGTGTATTTTCAAAGACTGGATGCTAGTCTTCCAGATATTCTGTGAGAACTCCGCAAATGTATGCAGTAGCCAATGAGACAGTCTGACCAAATCCTTTGGCCCTAACAGCGGagatttctgctttattttactttattacttGCTCACTGCTCAACTTTTGATCTCATTTGAAGTCGTATAAAGATTAGAGCTCCAGGCAAGTGACATAGGTAGTTCTGTCCATCCACCCCACTGCACTGTCCCCAAACATGTCCCTATCCTTCAGGCATGAAGTTCTTGCCTCTGGCTTTTGCTGCTCCCTTGTTCCTGGCTTCAATGACCGTAAGTAACCTGGAATTCTCCATATTGAGGAGAGAGtgatggaagggaagggagatgaaaacaaaagcattagatacatttatttttaaaaggaaagaaaaaatttaagtgcACATCTATTTagaggagcaggaagaaatgaatcagagaagacagatttaaaaaaaaaaaagctagactTCTCTGAATATACCCTATTTGGAAGATCTGACTTTggaatcatttaaatatttaacctaatataagaatatcaaaatttttaaagcaatccctaaaaattaaaagcaaaagaaataaaattaaaccgTGTGTAGAACTGGTAGCATGACCACAAATAGAAGAACTATTTAAAGtgctgggaggggcgcctgggtggctcagtcggttaagcggccaacttcggctcaggtcacgatctcccggtccgtgagttcgagccctgcgtcgggctctgggctgacagctcagagcctggagcctgcttcagattctgtgtctccctctctctgaccctcccctgttcatgttctgtctctccctgtctcaaaaataaataaacgttaaaaaaaatttttttttaaataaaataaaaaaataaagtgctgggaggggcgcctggctgctcagtcagtagagcatgcgactcttggtctcggggttgtgagttcgagtcccatgttgggggggtaaaggttactttaaaataaaatattttttaaaaatgtgatgggaaataatcattcccattttgtttgcaaaaggagaaatgggaaaaataagatacaagtTCATCAAAAGGGTACTGTTTTGAGCTAAACCACTGTACGTCCATATGCGTAGAGTGATGTAAAATTAGAAAGAATCCTGAAGATCCACATTTTTAGATGTGAAAAGAGCTCTTGGACATATTAAATTGTCACAAGGAAGCTAAGGACCCATAAGTATAGAATGACacaattattttgtataatttgcTCAATTTCATTGAGTAAATttggctttttgttcttttggcATACAGTTCTTTGAATTTTGACATGGCTGTTTCTCATGCCTCAAGTTCATTAACAAACATACCGGGTATGTTGAATTCAAGCGTTTGGAAAGAGATCGCACCTcttaaaatgttccttttcaCGTCTGCTTAATGGATTACTTAAAACGTTCTTATTTCTCGAGCAGTCGGTGTCTTACTATAAACAAAGGTGCAGTGAATCCAGATCCAAAGTACACAGTCATCATATTTAGTGACCACCACTGGTTTTCCACTGAAAATGGCAAATTCTCCCCTGGACCCTCCTCAGAGTGGCTCCTACAGACCACAGAGGCTGTGAACCTCCAGATGCTCTGTCCCAACATAGTGCGGTTGGAAGCTGTGCAAAAGGCACGACAGACACCCAAGACGAAAGATACCGTAGCACCACACCAAGTCCCCGCCTCATTCCCcggtgttgaattttttttttttaatttttttttttcaacgtttatttatttttgggacagagagagacagagcatgaacgggggaggggcagagagagagggagacacagaatccgaaacaggctccaggctccgagccatcagcccagagcccgacgcggggctcgaactcacggaccgcgagatcgtgacctggctgaagtcagacgcttaaccgactgcgccacccaggcgccccccggtgTTGAATTTTGACACGTTTAGATTCGTGTAACCACCGCCACAAACAGAACATACAATAATAGCTTCATCACCTAAAAAATACCTCTTTCTATTCAAACTCTTATCCCACCACAACCCCCAGCAACCATCGATCTATTTTCCATCACTGTGGTTTTGCTGTTTCCTAGGATACCCGCTGAATGAAAtgttctgtgactggcttctctcactcagcTTGTCTTTCAGGTCTATCCAATTTTCCATGTGCATCAATGACTCATTCTTCTTTCCTGCCGAATAGTATTATATTCTAGAGATctagtacagatttttttttctcctttcactcaTTGAGATCATTTGGGTTTTTCCAGTTTAGGGCTGtcacaaataaagttgctataaacatttgtttataggTTTTTGGGTGGTCCTAGGTTTTCATTTCACTAGGGCAAATACCCACGTGTAGGACTGCTAGGTCCAATGGGAAGCTGATGtctaactttaaaagaaactgacaaaccattttccagagtaactgggccattttgcattcccaccagcaattcaAGAGATAcaattttttccacatcctcgccagcaatTGGTGttgttgggatttttattttagcaattcttattaacattgttttaaaatattttaaatgttttgaatgttttaaatgttttgaatgttttaaaaattcacagctggggcgcctggatggctcagtcggttaactgtccaacttcagctcaggtcaggatctcgccatctgtgagttcaagccccacgtcgggctctgtgctgacagctcaaagcctgaagcctgcttcaaattctgtgtttctgtctctctctctccctgccccatcactgctcacactctgtctcgctctctctctcaaaaataaacatcggaaaaaaattttttttaattcataggattgggatgcctggatgtctcagtcagttaagcatccaacttcagctcaagtcatgatctcacattcatgagttcaagccccacatcggactccacactgtcagcttctctctctcttcattattctctgcccctccccctctcatgatctctctctctctctctctctctcaaaataaaaaaattataggattaaaagatattatatattatttatgtaattgacacaaaacacaaatacataaagggaagataaaaataagCATCCAATACAAGAACCTATaggaaaaacatcaaaattaaCTTTTTGGAACTGAAAGAAAGGCATATACATACTGAAAATAGTTTGCTACACACCCAAATCCTCCCTTAAAGCCAACAGCAAGCAGGATAGTGTAAGggcaaacacaaatgaaaaagatGAGCCTTGCCTCACTCGTCTCCGATGGCCTGCCTTGCTGCCCGCACGCCCTGCCACTGCCCTGCAAAAATGTTTCAGTTACCTGCAGTCTTTTGCCAAAGTAGGCCAGGGTCCAGGGCACTGGCTCCTCGTCTCACTCGGGCCTCCAAAGATACAAAATTTGGTGCAGATGCGTGAGTCTTAATGCTCCAAGGTATACACCTTTTAGCGGATGTTGTAGCCGTTACTACGGGGCCAAAGGAAAGAACAGTGATTATTGAACAGAGTTGGGGAAGTCCCAAAGTAACAAAAGATGGCAGGACCGTTGCAAAGTCCATGCACTTAAAAGATAAGTATCAAAATATTTGCCCTAAACTTGTTCAAGATGTTGCCAATAACACAGATGAAGAGGCTGGCGATGGCACCACTACTGCTGTGTCCTGGCACGCTCTATTGCCAAGGAAGGCTTCGAGAAGGTTAGCAAAGGTGCTAAGCCAGTGGACGTCAGGAGCGGTGTGATGCTAGCTGTTGATGCTGTAAGCGCTGAACTTAAGAAGCAGTCTAAACCTGTGACAGCCCCAGAAGAAATTGCTCACATGGCTAGATTTCTGCAAGTGGAGACCAAGAAGTTGGCAACATCATTTCCGATGCAATGAAAAAGGCTGGAAGAGAGGGCGTCATCACAGTAAAGGTTGGAAAAACATGAAACGATGAATTAGAAATTATTGAAGGCATAAAGGTTGATCGAGGTTATATTTCTCTGTACTTCATTAACACAGCAAAAGATCAgaaatgtgaggggcgcctgggtggctcagtcggttgggcgtctggcttcggctcaggtcatgatctcacggtctgtgggttcgagccccgcgtcaggctctgtgctgacagctcggagcctagagcctgcttcggattctgtgtctccctctctctctgctccacccccactcatgctctgtctctctctgtctcaaaaataaaaataaacaggggtgcctgggtggctcagtcggttgagcgtccgacttcgactcaggtcacgatctcacagtccgtgagttcgagccctgcgtcgggctctgtgctgacagctcggagcctagagcctgcttcggattctgtgtctccctgtctctctgcccctcccccgttcatgctctgtctctctctgtctcaaaaataaataaacgttaaaaaaaatttttttaattaaaaaataaaaataaacattaaaaaaaataaaaataaaaaaagaaatgtgaattccAAGATGACTATGTTCTactgagtgaaaagaaaatgtctaaaacagaaaaaaaagaaaatttctagtGTCCAATCCGTTGTACCTGCTCTTGAAATGCCAATGCTCACTGCAAGTCCCTGTTCATAACTGCTGAAGATGTTCACGGAGAAGCTTTGAGTACACTTGTTTTGAATAGGTTAAAAGTTGGTCTTCAGGTGGTAAGCAGCCAAAGCTCTAGGTTTTGgtgacaacagaaaaaaaattgcttaaagaCATGGCTATTGCTACTGGTGGTGCAGTGTTTAGGGAAGAAAGATTGACTCTAAATCTTGAAGATGTTCAGCTTCATGACTTAGGAAAAGTTGGAGAGGTCAATATGACCAAAGATGATTCCATGCTCTTAAAAGGAAAAGGTGACAAGGCTCAAACTGAAAAACGTATccaaaaaaatcacttgaaatcAACAGTTAGATATCACAACTAgtgaatatgaaaaggaaaagctGAATGAACATCTGGCAAAACTCTCAGAGTAGCTGTGCCGAAGGCTGGGACAAATGATGTTGAAGTGAgtgaaaagaaagacagagttaCAGATGCCCTCAATGCTCCACGAGCTACTACTGAAGAAGGCGATTCTCTGGGAAGGGGCTGTGCCCTGCTTTGGTGCATTCCAGCCTTGGATCCAATAACTCCAGCTAATGAAGATCTTCAAAATTCCTGCGATGACCATTGCTAAGAATGCAGGTGTTGAAGGATCCTTGATAGTTGAGAAACGTATGCAAAGTCCCTTAGAAGTTGGTTATGACGCTATGCTTTGGAGATTTTTTGAATGATGGTGGGAAAAGGAGTCACTGATCCAACTAAGGGTGTAAGACCTACTTTACTGGATACTGCTAGAATTGCCTTTCTGTTAACTATAGCAGAAGTCGTAGTCACCGGAAttcctaaagaagaaaaggacCCAGGAATGGGTGGAATGGGTAGACTGGGAGGGGGTATGGAAGGTGGAATGTTCTAATTCCTAGAACAGTGCCTTACCATTATTAATGAACTGTGAGAG
This sequence is a window from Lynx canadensis isolate LIC74 chromosome A3, mLynCan4.pri.v2, whole genome shotgun sequence. Protein-coding genes within it:
- the LOC115509657 gene encoding cytochrome c oxidase subunit 7C, mitochondrial-like; protein product: MLGQSIWRFTASVVCRSHSEEGPGENLPFSVENQWWSLNMMTVYFGSGFTAPLFIVRHRLLEK